The following proteins are encoded in a genomic region of Vanessa tameamea isolate UH-Manoa-2023 chromosome 4, ilVanTame1 primary haplotype, whole genome shotgun sequence:
- the LOC113394619 gene encoding probable NADH dehydrogenase [ubiquinone] iron-sulfur protein 6, mitochondrial: protein MYSVSRTSQVIKCISPTIRPLVIRCITNKIEDVGTHTGQKWDSDDYRLARFALAPKQVNQNWAINLIAEVPPKEVTERVVWCDGGSGPEGHPRVYINVDKPGDHSCGYCGLRFVKKDHH, encoded by the exons ATGTATTCTGTTTCAAGGACTAGCCaagttattaaatgtatttctcCTACAATTAGACCTTTGGTAATTCGTtgcataacaaacaaaatagaaGATGTGGGTACGCACACAGGGCAG aaatgggATTCTGATGACTATCGACTTGCCAGATTTGCATTGGCTCCAAAACAAGTAAACCAAAATTGGGCTATTAACTTAATAGCTGAAGTTCCACCAAAAGAAGTAACGGAGCGAGTGGTATGGTGTGATGGTGGAAGTGGGCCAGAAGGTCATCCGAGAGTTTACATTAATgtg GACAAACCTGGCGATCATTCCTGTGGATACTGTGGGTTGAGATTTGTTAAGAAGGATCATCACTAA